A stretch of the Chitinophaga sp. Cy-1792 genome encodes the following:
- a CDS encoding GH92 family glycosyl hydrolase yields MRRYLSFLFMLPFIAGCSFTDNNQGDKMDVLSYVNPFIGTGGHGHTFPGAAYPSGMVQLSPDTGLDGWDWCSGYHYSDSSIIGFSHTHLSGTGRSDLLDVMLMPTVGKLKLEPGSKTRPGEGYRSRFSHDEEVASPGYYKVRLRDYDIMAELTVSPRCGFHRYTFPENKDAHIILDLSHHYASDSVLSTSVNIVDSCTLTGIRKTKGWGEPGEKYWVNQELFYAIKVSKPFHADITTDNRRSEDKTATGKEVKVAMNFETSKNEMVLVKVGISSVSIQNAMDNLSAEIPGWDFNDILTQAQLKWEHELAKIKVKAPEKTRTIFYTALYHSLITPHLFNDVNKEYIGFDGKTHEAADFKNYTALSLWDTFRSLNPLLTLLDSNKVNDIVKSMLAQYDQYGLLPVWPLWSSETNCMIGYHSVPVIVDAYFKGIRNYDVEKAYAAMKHSAMQDGFGIKELKQFGYIPYDQYNKSVSTALEYCYDDWCIARMAKDLGKEDDYNYFMKRAMTYPTYFDKEYKLMNGISSSGSFRRPFDPFFSSYGPSDWVEGNSWQYSFFVPHDVQGLINLHGGAAAFGQALDSLFTVKDKVSGENVPVDISGLIGQYAHGNEPSHHVAYLYDYIGKPFKTQEKLQQIMTTLYTDQPDGLSGNDDCGQMSAWYVFSAMGIYPVNPAEGVYVFGKPMVSSASININNKVFTVKAIGLSDKNIYIQSVKLNGKNYNKLFITHKDMAEGGELEFTMGATPADFDGAVLPPSVSKSL; encoded by the coding sequence ATGAGAAGATATCTCTCGTTTTTGTTCATGCTCCCTTTTATAGCCGGTTGTAGTTTTACAGATAATAACCAGGGTGATAAGATGGACGTACTCAGTTATGTAAATCCATTTATTGGTACCGGCGGCCATGGTCACACATTTCCCGGCGCTGCATATCCATCCGGAATGGTGCAGTTAAGCCCTGATACCGGCCTCGATGGCTGGGATTGGTGCTCCGGTTATCACTATTCCGATAGTTCCATCATCGGTTTTTCGCATACACATTTATCCGGCACCGGACGTTCGGACCTGCTGGATGTTATGCTGATGCCTACAGTAGGCAAGCTGAAACTGGAGCCCGGAAGTAAAACCAGGCCGGGAGAGGGTTACCGCTCCCGCTTTTCACATGATGAAGAAGTTGCCTCTCCGGGATATTACAAAGTAAGACTCCGGGATTATGATATCATGGCAGAACTGACAGTGTCGCCGCGTTGCGGCTTCCACCGATATACGTTCCCGGAAAATAAAGATGCGCATATTATCCTTGATCTGTCGCATCATTATGCGTCAGACTCTGTGTTGTCTACGTCTGTAAATATAGTAGACAGCTGCACGTTAACGGGTATACGAAAAACGAAAGGCTGGGGAGAACCCGGCGAAAAATACTGGGTGAACCAGGAACTTTTCTATGCCATAAAAGTTTCCAAACCTTTTCATGCAGACATCACCACCGATAATAGGCGCAGTGAAGATAAAACCGCCACAGGAAAGGAAGTGAAGGTGGCGATGAACTTCGAGACTTCGAAGAATGAAATGGTATTGGTGAAGGTAGGCATCTCTTCCGTAAGCATACAAAATGCAATGGATAACCTCTCTGCAGAAATTCCTGGGTGGGATTTCAATGATATCCTCACACAGGCACAACTGAAATGGGAGCATGAGCTGGCTAAAATTAAAGTGAAAGCGCCGGAAAAAACCAGGACGATTTTTTATACAGCCTTGTACCACAGCCTGATCACGCCACATTTGTTTAATGACGTAAACAAAGAGTACATAGGCTTTGATGGTAAAACACATGAGGCGGCAGACTTTAAAAATTACACGGCTTTGTCTTTATGGGATACCTTCCGTTCCCTGAATCCTTTGCTGACACTGCTGGACAGCAATAAGGTGAATGATATCGTAAAATCGATGCTGGCGCAGTACGACCAGTATGGCTTGCTGCCGGTATGGCCGCTGTGGAGCAGCGAAACGAATTGTATGATCGGTTACCATTCGGTGCCGGTTATTGTAGATGCTTATTTCAAGGGTATCCGTAACTATGATGTGGAAAAGGCCTATGCGGCGATGAAGCATTCAGCGATGCAGGATGGATTTGGTATTAAGGAGCTGAAGCAGTTCGGTTATATTCCTTATGATCAGTATAATAAATCCGTATCCACGGCGCTGGAATATTGCTACGACGATTGGTGTATCGCGCGTATGGCCAAGGACCTTGGCAAGGAAGATGATTATAATTATTTCATGAAGCGTGCGATGACTTACCCTACTTATTTCGATAAGGAGTATAAACTTATGAATGGAATTTCCAGCAGTGGCAGTTTCCGCAGGCCTTTTGATCCGTTCTTTTCGTCGTATGGGCCCAGTGATTGGGTAGAAGGTAATTCGTGGCAGTATTCGTTTTTTGTGCCCCATGATGTACAGGGACTGATAAACCTGCATGGTGGCGCCGCTGCCTTCGGGCAGGCGCTGGATAGCCTGTTTACCGTGAAGGATAAGGTTTCAGGTGAAAACGTACCTGTTGATATCAGTGGTTTGATCGGGCAGTATGCACACGGCAATGAGCCGAGTCATCACGTAGCGTACCTGTACGATTACATCGGGAAGCCGTTTAAGACGCAGGAGAAGCTGCAGCAGATAATGACTACCCTTTACACAGATCAGCCGGATGGTTTGTCTGGTAACGATGATTGCGGGCAGATGTCTGCCTGGTATGTATTCAGTGCGATGGGCATTTATCCGGTGAATCCGGCGGAAGGCGTATATGTATTTGGTAAGCCGATGGTATCATCTGCCAGTATCAACATTAACAATAAAGTCTTTACGGTAAAAGCGATAGGATTAAGCGATAAAAATATCTATATTCAATCGGTAAAACTCAATGGGAAAAATTATAATAAATTATTTATAACCCATAAGGATATGGCAGAAGGGGGCGAGCTGGAATTCACGATGGGGGCTACTCCTGCAGATTTCGACGGCGCTGTTTTACCGCCTTCTGTATCAAAATCATTATAA
- the rhuM gene encoding RhuM family protein encodes MEQNQIIIYENSDGDVKIDVQMEGETIWLTQDQMCLLFDKAQSTISEHIKNIHKEKELDLKSCVKNIGNPDISKKSTMFYNLDVVISVGYRVKSPRGTQFRIWANSVLKDYLIKGYSIDKKRLQQQTLQLDELKQTVKLLGNVMENQALGTDEATGLLKVITDYTYALDVLDQYDHQVLKIESTTTENLFEITYNTAMEAINGLRDKFGGSQLFGNEKDGSFQGSLAAIYQTFDGQDVYPSVEEKAANLLYFVIKNHSFSDGNKRIAAFLFVWFMEKNNILYHADGSKRIADNALVALALMIAASKPDDKDMMVKVVVNLVNMRN; translated from the coding sequence ATGGAACAAAATCAAATTATCATTTACGAAAATTCAGATGGCGATGTAAAAATCGATGTTCAAATGGAAGGGGAAACTATTTGGTTGACGCAAGACCAAATGTGCTTATTGTTTGATAAGGCCCAATCAACAATAAGTGAACATATTAAAAATATACATAAAGAAAAAGAACTTGATTTAAAGTCTTGTGTGAAGAATATCGGAAATCCCGATATTTCGAAAAAATCTACTATGTTCTATAATCTGGATGTAGTTATTTCCGTTGGATATCGGGTGAAATCTCCTCGCGGTACTCAATTCAGAATTTGGGCAAATAGTGTGCTGAAGGATTATCTGATAAAAGGTTATTCTATTGATAAAAAGCGTTTGCAGCAACAAACACTTCAATTAGATGAGTTGAAGCAAACCGTTAAGTTACTGGGCAATGTAATGGAGAATCAGGCGCTGGGTACAGATGAAGCAACTGGCTTGCTAAAGGTCATTACTGATTATACCTACGCATTAGATGTACTGGATCAATATGATCATCAGGTACTCAAAATAGAATCTACCACTACTGAGAATCTATTTGAGATTACCTATAATACAGCCATGGAGGCCATTAATGGGCTTCGTGATAAATTTGGAGGCAGTCAATTATTCGGTAATGAAAAAGATGGGTCCTTTCAGGGATCGCTGGCAGCTATTTATCAAACATTCGACGGGCAGGATGTTTATCCGAGTGTAGAAGAGAAGGCGGCTAATCTCTTGTATTTTGTTATTAAGAACCATTCTTTTTCCGACGGTAACAAGCGAATAGCAGCCTTTTTGTTTGTCTGGTTTATGGAGAAAAACAATATCCTTTATCATGCAGATGGTTCAAAAAGGATTGCTGATAATGCCCTGGTAGCATTGGCGTTAATGATTGCGGCATCCAAACCTGATGATAAAGATATGATGGTAAAAGTGGTGGTGAACCTGGTAAATATGAGGAATTGA
- a CDS encoding RagB/SusD family nutrient uptake outer membrane protein, whose amino-acid sequence MNKLTGILLLSATLMASCSKDFIDRNNPNATTTDNFFTSENSVLLAVNGAYSSLRGSNNIGENSGLYTDERSDDTGTNDNQSNAGEPFQFGNFKILPSNTYLKAHWGSLYATITQCNAVTSNIDKVTFASNDTKLQYLAEAKFIRALIYFHLVRKWGDVPLVTTVLKSTDEIAANTYRQPQAKVYAQIIADLKDALQSNLPNLQSGAGVGRASKAAINGLLGQVYLTMASNFDDNKADNLNNANTYLTAAYNMRPFGKLSEIPYEDVFDVSKKVGNKEMIFQIVYKQGDITYGSSIAANNQALGETINSQKKALGVGGNVTADLILDYEPNDLRKTFSVKYAANTQVQDWFVTKYRDASDAAGVNGYGGNDEPLMRYADIILMLAEVNMLQGNNAAAIQFLDQVRERAKMPLYATAVQDPNYTAKYPSLKLAILHERRVELAFEHQRWFDLLRFFTTDELVTFFKGKSQANFGNAQLSNFSKKDRYFPIPFDEYKLNPDKMYQNPGYE is encoded by the coding sequence ATGAATAAATTAACTGGAATACTGCTACTGTCAGCTACGCTGATGGCTTCTTGCAGTAAAGATTTCATTGACCGCAATAATCCAAACGCTACCACTACAGATAATTTCTTCACCTCCGAAAACAGTGTTTTGCTGGCCGTAAATGGCGCCTACAGCAGCTTACGGGGAAGTAATAACATCGGGGAAAATAGCGGCCTGTATACAGATGAACGTTCTGACGATACCGGCACCAACGATAATCAGTCTAATGCCGGCGAACCATTTCAGTTTGGTAACTTCAAGATATTGCCCAGCAATACCTATCTGAAGGCGCACTGGGGCAGCTTATATGCCACCATTACACAGTGTAATGCTGTTACCTCGAATATTGATAAAGTTACTTTCGCCAGCAATGATACCAAATTGCAATACCTCGCTGAAGCTAAGTTCATACGCGCTTTGATCTATTTTCACCTGGTAAGAAAATGGGGAGATGTTCCACTGGTAACAACGGTGCTGAAATCCACCGACGAGATTGCAGCCAACACCTATCGTCAGCCACAGGCAAAGGTTTATGCACAGATTATTGCTGATCTGAAAGATGCGTTGCAAAGTAATTTACCGAACCTTCAATCCGGCGCAGGCGTAGGCCGCGCCTCTAAAGCTGCCATCAACGGGCTGCTCGGACAGGTATATCTTACCATGGCTTCCAACTTCGATGATAACAAAGCGGATAATCTTAACAACGCCAATACCTACCTGACAGCAGCCTATAACATGCGTCCTTTCGGTAAGTTAAGTGAGATACCGTATGAAGATGTATTTGACGTATCCAAAAAAGTTGGTAATAAGGAGATGATCTTCCAGATTGTGTATAAACAGGGAGATATCACCTACGGATCCAGCATTGCAGCCAATAACCAGGCACTGGGAGAAACCATCAACTCTCAGAAGAAAGCACTCGGTGTAGGCGGCAACGTTACTGCTGATCTCATCCTCGATTATGAGCCCAACGATCTGAGAAAAACATTCTCCGTGAAATATGCAGCCAATACGCAGGTGCAGGACTGGTTTGTCACCAAGTACCGTGATGCAAGTGATGCAGCCGGTGTTAACGGTTATGGTGGCAATGATGAGCCATTGATGAGATATGCAGATATTATCCTGATGCTGGCAGAAGTAAATATGTTACAGGGAAATAATGCAGCGGCCATTCAATTCCTCGACCAGGTGCGGGAAAGAGCTAAAATGCCTTTATACGCCACCGCCGTGCAGGATCCTAACTACACTGCAAAATATCCTTCGCTGAAACTGGCCATCCTGCACGAACGCAGAGTGGAACTGGCTTTTGAGCATCAGCGCTGGTTCGATCTGCTGCGTTTCTTTACTACCGATGAGCTGGTGACTTTCTTCAAAGGTAAGTCGCAGGCCAATTTCGGGAACGCGCAGTTATCCAACTTCAGCAAAAAAGACAGATATTTTCCTATTCCTTTCGATGAATATAAACTCAATCCGGATAAAATGTATCAGAATCCAGGTTACGAGTGA
- a CDS encoding GDSL-type esterase/lipase family protein has translation MKLYQTAALSCLLMAGGIAAKSQVASTKCNIVFVGNSITYGATLPFPATQCPPFHVIETLRARGYTLRYANCGHSGSTTVDFLPASRNLFPKVVAAADSLYNDSTPLIFSVTLGTNDSAIEGPTGAPVSPEDYQKNLKTIIDSLHSRYPRSIFVLQRPIWYSTNTYNGSKYLAEGLARLQTYTPELDRLAKENPAYILQGDRKAFDYFKKNADQYFTRENGKAGVFLLHPNVAGAEKLATFWAKNLQQVIESRYRNSVRKQSGR, from the coding sequence ATGAAATTATATCAGACCGCTGCATTGTCGTGCCTGTTAATGGCGGGAGGGATAGCAGCTAAATCGCAGGTAGCGTCAACGAAGTGTAACATTGTTTTTGTAGGCAATAGCATCACTTATGGCGCTACCTTGCCGTTTCCGGCTACGCAATGTCCGCCGTTTCATGTAATTGAAACACTGCGTGCAAGAGGTTATACGTTACGATATGCCAACTGTGGCCATAGTGGCAGTACTACGGTAGATTTTTTGCCGGCGTCCCGGAATTTGTTTCCGAAGGTAGTAGCAGCGGCGGATTCGCTGTATAACGACAGTACACCACTGATCTTTTCTGTAACGCTGGGTACCAATGATTCAGCGATAGAAGGGCCTACAGGCGCGCCTGTATCTCCGGAGGACTATCAGAAAAATCTGAAAACGATTATTGATAGTCTGCATAGCAGGTATCCCCGCAGCATTTTTGTGTTGCAGCGCCCTATCTGGTACAGTACCAATACCTACAATGGTTCTAAGTACCTGGCGGAGGGGCTGGCACGTTTGCAGACCTATACGCCGGAATTGGACAGGCTGGCAAAGGAAAATCCTGCCTACATCCTGCAGGGCGACAGAAAAGCCTTTGACTATTTTAAAAAGAATGCTGATCAGTATTTCACGCGTGAGAATGGCAAAGCAGGTGTTTTTTTATTGCATCCGAATGTTGCAGGTGCTGAAAAGTTAGCTACGTTCTGGGCGAAAAATTTGCAGCAGGTTATTGAATCACGTTATCGAAATTCTGTTCGTAAACAGTCTGGCCGTTAA